Below is a genomic region from Azoarcus sp. KH32C.
ATTCTCCTTGCGGACTGTTAAATGTCGGCTCCGTGGTGGAGCTCGGCGTTTCGAAAACGCACGCGCGGCCGACGGATTGCATGTCGCAATTCGATGGCCTGCAGTCCGTGTGCCAAATGGATGGCAACTCATGTCGGACGCTTCTGGCGCTATTGATCTCGACCACATCAGGGAATTGCTGCGGCAGGTTATTGACCCGGAGGTCGGCATCAATATCGTCGACCTAGGCTTGATATACGGCCTTGAATTCGCTGACGACGAACTCCTCATCCGTCTGACAATGACATCCCCGGCCTGCCCCCTCGGCG
It encodes:
- a CDS encoding metal-sulfur cluster assembly factor; translated protein: MSDASGAIDLDHIRELLRQVIDPEVGINIVDLGLIYGLEFADDELLIRLTMTSPACPLGDVIISDIDSVLDPAVPQDIRIRVMLVWEPPWSPELMTPEARKHFGW